A genomic segment from Stappia indica encodes:
- the pstA gene encoding phosphate ABC transporter permease PstA gives MTDATIPASAAGSGSASARSSLLTVDTHTRRRRSSEARFRLLGLLAVSLGVLALLGLLASIFSNGLSSFQQTYIRLDIHLDAARLDKAGDRNPDQIAKVSTFGYAPLIQKAMEEKMAAAGIAIEGLSASDAADLISKEAPAELRRYVLADPSRIGQTVPFDLLASGRIDGYYKGRVTMASAELDRNVSPQQLQLADQLKDAGILETRFNWSFFTAPDASDTRPEAAGLGVAILGSAYMMLIVLALSLPIGVAASIYLEEFAPKNRFTDLIEVNIANLAAVPSIVFGILGLAVFINFAGLPQSAPVVGGLVLTLMTLPTIIIATRASLKAVPPSIRDAALGVGASKMQSVFHHVLPLAMPGILTGTIIGLAQALGETAPLLLIGMVAFVREYPGEPPAGFFDPASALPVQVYNWTQRGDPAFVERASGAIIVLLVFLVLMNLIAIVLRRRFERRW, from the coding sequence ATGACCGACGCGACAATCCCGGCATCCGCCGCCGGCAGCGGGTCTGCGTCTGCCCGCAGCTCACTCCTCACGGTCGACACCCATACCAGGCGTCGTCGCAGTTCCGAGGCTCGCTTCCGTCTGCTCGGACTGCTGGCGGTCAGCCTCGGCGTGCTGGCCCTGCTGGGCCTGCTTGCCTCCATCTTCTCAAACGGGCTGTCCTCTTTCCAGCAGACCTACATTCGGCTCGATATCCATCTCGATGCCGCCCGGCTGGACAAGGCTGGCGACCGAAACCCGGACCAGATCGCCAAGGTCTCGACATTCGGTTACGCGCCGCTGATCCAGAAGGCGATGGAAGAGAAGATGGCGGCGGCTGGCATCGCTATCGAGGGCCTTTCCGCGAGCGACGCCGCCGATCTGATTTCGAAGGAGGCGCCTGCCGAGCTGCGTCGCTATGTCCTCGCCGACCCCTCTCGCATCGGCCAGACGGTGCCGTTCGACCTGCTCGCCTCGGGCCGGATCGACGGCTACTACAAGGGCCGGGTAACGATGGCCAGCGCCGAGCTCGACCGGAACGTATCGCCGCAGCAGCTTCAGCTCGCCGACCAGCTCAAGGACGCAGGGATCCTGGAGACCAGGTTCAACTGGAGCTTCTTCACGGCTCCGGACGCCTCGGATACGCGGCCCGAGGCCGCCGGTCTGGGAGTGGCGATCCTCGGTTCGGCCTACATGATGCTGATTGTGCTGGCGCTGTCGCTGCCGATCGGTGTCGCCGCCTCGATCTATCTCGAGGAATTCGCGCCGAAGAACCGCTTCACCGACCTGATCGAGGTGAACATCGCCAATCTCGCGGCGGTTCCCTCCATCGTCTTCGGTATCCTCGGCCTGGCGGTCTTCATCAACTTTGCCGGCCTGCCGCAGTCAGCTCCGGTCGTCGGTGGCCTGGTGCTGACGCTGATGACCTTGCCGACCATCATCATTGCCACCCGTGCCTCGCTGAAAGCGGTGCCGCCCTCGATCCGCGACGCAGCTCTCGGCGTCGGCGCCTCGAAGATGCAGTCCGTGTTCCACCACGTGCTGCCACTGGCCATGCCGGGCATCCTCACCGGCACGATCATTGGCCTTGCCCAGGCGCTGGGCGAGACCGCCCCGCTGCTTCTGATCGGCATGGTGGCCTTTGTGCGGGAGTATCCGGGCGAGCCGCCGGCGGGCTTCTTCGACCCTGCCTCGGCCCTTCCCGTCCAGGTCTACAACTGGACGCAGCGAGGAGACCCGGCCTTCGTCGAGCGTGCGTCCGGTGCGATCATCGTCCTGCTGGTGTTCCTCGTGCTCATGAACCTGATTGCGATCGTCCTGCGCCGTCGTTTCGAACGTCGCTGGTAA
- the pstB gene encoding phosphate ABC transporter ATP-binding protein PstB, giving the protein MTTPEKAAAMHETKIAAEKVQVFYGDTHAIKDVSIRIEEKTVTAFIGPSGCGKSTFLRCLNRMNDTIDICRVEGDILIDGEDIYDPKVDPVQLRAKVGMVFQKPNPFPKSIFDNIAYGPRIHGLARTKAALEEIVASSLQKAGLWNEVKDRLEEPGTGLSGGQQQRLCIARAIAVSPEVILMDEPCSALDPIATAKVEELIDELRENYTIVIVTHSMQQAARVSQRTAFFHLGNLVEEGATNDIFTNPRDKRTQDYITGRFG; this is encoded by the coding sequence ATGACCACGCCCGAGAAAGCCGCTGCCATGCACGAGACCAAGATTGCTGCCGAGAAGGTCCAGGTCTTCTACGGCGACACCCACGCCATCAAGGATGTCAGCATCCGCATCGAAGAGAAGACCGTTACCGCCTTCATCGGCCCGTCGGGCTGCGGCAAGTCGACCTTCCTGCGCTGCCTCAACCGGATGAACGACACGATCGACATCTGCCGCGTCGAAGGCGATATCCTGATCGATGGGGAGGATATCTACGATCCCAAGGTCGATCCGGTGCAGCTGCGCGCCAAGGTCGGCATGGTGTTCCAGAAGCCGAACCCGTTCCCCAAGTCGATCTTCGACAACATCGCCTACGGCCCGCGCATCCATGGGCTTGCCCGCACCAAGGCTGCGCTGGAGGAGATCGTCGCCTCCAGCCTGCAGAAGGCCGGCCTGTGGAACGAGGTGAAGGACCGCCTCGAGGAGCCTGGCACCGGCCTGTCCGGCGGCCAGCAGCAGCGCCTGTGCATTGCCCGTGCCATCGCCGTCAGCCCCGAAGTGATCCTGATGGACGAGCCCTGCTCGGCGCTCGATCCCATCGCCACCGCCAAGGTGGAGGAGCTGATCGACGAGCTGCGCGAGAACTACACGATCGTCATCGTCACCCACTCCATGCAGCAGGCCGCCCGCGTGTCGCAGCGCACGGCCTTCTTCCACCTCGGCAACCTGGTCGAGGAAGGGGCGACGAACGACATCTTCACCAACCCCCGGGACAAGCGCACCCAGGACTACATCACCGGCCGCTTCGGCTAG
- a CDS encoding SRPBCC family protein, whose product MSDRDGPIVFQRTLPLAREAAFDLLVDQIGDWWPRELTFSRDPAADLSIEPVAGGACTERLPGGSRLVWGTVLSIERPLYLRLAWQISFDRKPVPDPAAASRVMIEFRQMADGTRIELVHGDFLRHGEDGIAYREAMASAQGWPACLDALEAAARARPARR is encoded by the coding sequence ATGTCCGACAGGGACGGGCCCATCGTCTTCCAGCGCACGCTGCCATTGGCACGCGAGGCGGCGTTCGATCTCCTGGTCGACCAAATCGGCGACTGGTGGCCGCGCGAGCTTACCTTCTCGCGCGATCCGGCGGCTGACCTGTCCATCGAGCCTGTCGCAGGCGGTGCCTGCACCGAGCGGCTGCCCGGCGGTTCGCGCCTGGTGTGGGGCACGGTCCTGTCCATCGAGCGCCCGCTCTATTTGCGCCTTGCCTGGCAGATCTCGTTCGACCGCAAGCCGGTGCCCGATCCCGCCGCCGCCAGCCGCGTGATGATCGAGTTCCGCCAGATGGCCGACGGAACCCGCATCGAACTGGTGCATGGCGACTTCCTGCGCCACGGCGAGGACGGCATCGCCTATCGCGAGGCAATGGCCTCCGCGCAAGGCTGGCCGGCCTGTCTCGACGCGTTGGAAGCGGCTGCCCGCGCCCGCCCGGCACGGCGATGA
- a CDS encoding ABC transporter permease subunit produces MNSLVKSYGKGLTGIFLALTAVWIAVLIVLPQARMIERAFTYVDRSGDAATLSLEIDRAYTRVFDIDTDLRDLSGQLAAGQTGDAAPSGGLPTPSLTPSPSLVPSPSLTPSLPSPGVPSPSLSAPSPATPTPGVAPSPFAAPQETLPREEIEARIAELEEEKAGLQTRIAELEVQEAELTSTAGTSESYSAKNFTDMSELHFRIFLSTIVYALCVTLLSFVVCYPVAYAAATAKSANKVALMMLGLVIPYAINELLRIFSWVMILEKQGILNGVLDFMGLIDMQAGEGVRFVASNGAVFTVMVYAYVLFMVFPIYNTIDTLDKNQIEAARDLGSSTWRIHWRVVLPHAKPGIAVGAIMTFMLSAGSIAVPEIVGRGLHPDWFAQVIYRRFFEAGSWNEGAAYSLALLVACIMFILINMAVFRVGIRDIAK; encoded by the coding sequence GTGAATAGCCTGGTCAAGAGCTACGGCAAGGGCCTGACCGGGATCTTCCTGGCGCTCACCGCCGTGTGGATCGCCGTCCTGATCGTGCTGCCGCAGGCGCGCATGATCGAGCGCGCCTTCACCTATGTCGACCGTTCGGGCGATGCGGCGACCCTGTCGCTCGAGATCGACCGCGCCTATACCCGCGTCTTCGACATCGACACGGACCTGCGGGACCTGAGTGGCCAGCTTGCGGCCGGGCAGACCGGCGATGCAGCCCCCTCCGGCGGCTTGCCGACACCCTCGCTCACCCCGTCGCCGTCACTGGTTCCCTCGCCGTCCCTGACCCCCTCGCTGCCAAGCCCCGGCGTGCCGAGCCCCTCGCTCTCTGCGCCATCGCCCGCGACACCCACGCCGGGCGTTGCCCCGAGCCCCTTCGCCGCGCCGCAGGAAACCTTGCCGCGCGAGGAGATCGAGGCCCGCATCGCCGAGCTTGAAGAAGAGAAGGCCGGTCTTCAGACCCGCATCGCCGAACTGGAGGTACAGGAGGCCGAGTTGACCTCGACCGCCGGCACCAGCGAGAGCTATTCGGCGAAGAACTTCACCGACATGAGCGAGCTGCACTTCCGCATCTTTCTCTCGACCATCGTCTATGCGCTCTGCGTGACGCTGCTGTCCTTCGTCGTGTGCTATCCGGTGGCCTATGCCGCCGCCACAGCCAAGAGCGCCAACAAGGTGGCGCTGATGATGCTCGGCCTCGTGATCCCCTATGCGATCAACGAACTGCTGCGCATCTTTTCCTGGGTGATGATCCTGGAGAAGCAGGGCATCCTCAACGGCGTCCTCGACTTCATGGGCCTGATCGACATGCAGGCGGGCGAGGGCGTGCGCTTCGTCGCGTCCAACGGTGCCGTGTTCACCGTGATGGTCTACGCCTATGTGCTCTTCATGGTGTTCCCGATCTACAACACCATCGACACGCTGGACAAGAACCAGATCGAGGCGGCGCGCGACCTCGGCAGCTCCACCTGGCGCATCCATTGGCGCGTGGTGCTGCCCCATGCCAAGCCCGGCATCGCCGTCGGCGCGATCATGACCTTCATGCTGTCCGCCGGGTCCATCGCCGTGCCGGAGATCGTCGGCCGCGGCCTGCATCCCGACTGGTTCGCGCAGGTGATCTATCGCCGCTTCTTCGAGGCCGGCTCCTGGAACGAGGGTGCGGCCTATTCGCTGGCGCTGCTTGTGGCCTGCATCATGTTCATTCTCATCAACATGGCCGTCTTCCGCGTCGGCATCAGGGACATCGCGAAATGA
- a CDS encoding ATP-binding protein — MSDDTTERPAARSGLRSRLRDRIAEQRWVLAALAVVALLAVFVAGVPPLLVTAGGALLLLAALVPPTRRLLVTRRRREARSLTPWPETGMKQLADALPNPCFIVDRRGITRYVNRAARVRFGDPLPGDPISLRLRVPVLLEALDKVMAGGPAQRIEWSERVPTESWLEAYVTPVAELVSPPGEPARAGAAGGAGRFVLVTLQDLTEQRRLERMRADFVANASHELRTPLASLTGFVETLQGPARDDPVARDRFLSIMLQQGDRMRRLIDDLLSLSRIELKAHVQPETVLDFASLLRQACDALKPVADEAGVLLDIETPDAPCLVRADRDELIEVIENLVENAIKYGATGKKVEIRLALAPQAAEGARAGGTFVMSVRDFGPGIAAEHLPRLTERFYRVDASRSRETRGTGLGLAIVKHILTRHKARLEIDSVPGKGAVFTVRFPVAKDAEISEKVEKAV; from the coding sequence ATGAGCGACGACACCACAGAGCGCCCCGCAGCGCGTTCCGGCCTGCGCAGCCGGCTTCGCGACCGCATCGCGGAGCAGCGTTGGGTGCTGGCCGCGCTGGCCGTCGTCGCGCTTCTTGCCGTTTTTGTCGCCGGGGTGCCGCCGCTGCTGGTTACGGCCGGCGGAGCGCTCCTGCTGCTTGCTGCGCTGGTTCCTCCCACGCGCCGTCTCCTGGTCACCCGCCGCCGCCGCGAGGCCCGCTCGCTGACGCCCTGGCCGGAGACCGGTATGAAGCAGCTGGCCGACGCGCTGCCCAACCCCTGTTTTATCGTCGACCGGCGCGGTATCACCCGCTACGTCAACCGCGCGGCGCGGGTGCGTTTCGGCGATCCGCTGCCGGGCGATCCGATTTCGCTGCGCCTGCGCGTGCCCGTTCTTCTGGAGGCGCTCGACAAGGTCATGGCCGGCGGTCCGGCGCAGCGGATCGAGTGGAGCGAGCGGGTGCCGACCGAAAGCTGGCTCGAGGCCTATGTCACCCCGGTCGCCGAACTCGTGTCGCCGCCTGGAGAGCCCGCGCGGGCCGGGGCCGCCGGCGGAGCAGGGCGCTTCGTTCTCGTGACCCTGCAGGACCTCACCGAGCAGCGCCGGCTGGAGCGCATGCGGGCCGACTTCGTCGCCAATGCCAGCCACGAGCTGCGCACGCCGCTTGCCTCGCTCACCGGCTTCGTCGAGACGCTGCAGGGGCCGGCGCGTGACGACCCCGTCGCTCGCGACCGCTTTCTCTCCATCATGCTGCAGCAAGGCGACCGCATGCGGCGACTGATCGACGATCTGCTGTCGCTGTCGCGCATCGAGCTGAAGGCGCATGTCCAGCCCGAGACGGTGCTCGATTTTGCATCCCTGCTGCGGCAGGCATGCGATGCGCTGAAACCGGTCGCCGACGAGGCCGGCGTTCTTCTCGACATCGAGACGCCGGACGCGCCCTGCCTGGTCAGGGCGGATCGGGACGAGCTCATCGAAGTGATCGAGAACCTGGTCGAGAACGCCATCAAGTATGGCGCTACCGGCAAGAAGGTGGAGATCCGGCTGGCACTGGCGCCGCAGGCGGCCGAGGGCGCACGTGCCGGCGGCACGTTCGTCATGAGCGTGCGCGACTTCGGGCCGGGCATCGCGGCCGAACACCTGCCGCGGCTGACGGAGCGCTTCTATCGGGTGGACGCATCGCGTAGCCGGGAAACCAGGGGCACCGGCCTGGGGCTCGCCATCGTCAAGCACATCCTGACCCGGCATAAGGCGAGGCTGGAAATCGACAGCGTTCCCGGCAAGGGCGCGGTCTTCACCGTTAGGTTTCCTGTCGCAAAAGACGCCGAGATTTCGGAAAAAGTCGAAAAAGCCGTTTAA
- a CDS encoding tetratricopeptide repeat protein encodes MTPAKAAELLPQALAAQDWETARKALKRLLRADAGNASLHYNLGLVLRRLGDTDAAEASFAAALKLSPDHLNAVFEKASAAMDAGRHETAEAGFALYVAKAPQDADGWLNLARLLLRRDAASEAEAAFDRVLALRPPGRDAVIGKAEAGLRLGRPESASNLRALFADLPGERPRLLKAMSQGPRGTIPLSSLALTGKTPTAG; translated from the coding sequence ATGACACCGGCCAAGGCGGCGGAGCTGCTGCCGCAGGCATTGGCGGCACAGGACTGGGAGACCGCGCGCAAGGCGCTGAAGCGCCTGCTGCGGGCCGATGCCGGCAATGCCTCGCTGCACTACAATCTCGGCCTCGTGCTGCGCCGGCTCGGCGATACCGACGCGGCCGAGGCGAGCTTTGCGGCCGCCCTGAAACTTTCGCCGGATCACCTCAACGCCGTGTTCGAGAAGGCGTCGGCCGCAATGGATGCAGGCCGGCACGAGACCGCGGAAGCCGGCTTTGCGCTTTATGTCGCAAAAGCCCCGCAGGATGCGGACGGATGGCTGAACCTTGCCCGGCTGCTCCTGCGCCGCGATGCGGCAAGCGAGGCGGAAGCGGCCTTCGACCGGGTTCTGGCGCTGCGCCCGCCGGGCCGGGATGCCGTGATCGGCAAGGCGGAAGCGGGATTGCGGCTGGGGCGGCCGGAATCAGCCTCGAACCTGAGAGCTCTCTTCGCCGACCTGCCGGGCGAGCGGCCACGGCTGCTGAAGGCGATGAGCCAGGGACCGCGCGGAACGATCCCGCTTTCGAGCCTCGCGCTCACCGGCAAGACACCGACCGCCGGCTGA
- a CDS encoding substrate-binding domain-containing protein: MNIKALLSATAVASVAFAGAAIARDQIQIAGSSTVLPYASIVAEAFGENTDFPTPVVESGGSGAGRKKLCEGVGENTIDIANSSSRIKQSDIDNCAANGVTEIQEVRIGYDGIVFASDINGPSFAFTPADWHNALAAKVVKDGKLVDNPHKMWNDIRADLPAQPILAFIPGTKHGTREVFDEKVLIDGCEENGAFEALAAANNGDKKAAEKACMALRTDGASIDIDGDYTETLARIDANKDGIGVFGLSFYENNTDKLKVATMNGVVPTTEAIAKGEYPVSRPLYFYVKNAHLDVIPGLQEYVEFFVSDEIAGPDGPLAQYGLVSDPELAKTQEMVKNRTPMGPLN, translated from the coding sequence GTGAACATCAAAGCTCTTCTCAGCGCGACCGCGGTCGCTTCGGTCGCCTTCGCTGGCGCCGCCATCGCTCGCGACCAGATCCAGATCGCCGGCTCCTCGACGGTTCTTCCCTATGCCTCCATCGTTGCCGAGGCCTTCGGCGAGAACACCGACTTCCCGACCCCGGTGGTCGAGTCGGGTGGTTCGGGCGCCGGTCGCAAGAAGCTGTGCGAAGGCGTGGGCGAGAACACGATCGACATCGCCAACTCCTCGTCGCGCATCAAGCAGTCGGATATCGACAACTGCGCCGCCAACGGCGTGACGGAGATCCAGGAAGTCCGCATCGGCTATGACGGCATCGTCTTCGCCTCGGACATCAACGGCCCGTCCTTCGCGTTCACGCCGGCCGATTGGCACAACGCCCTTGCTGCCAAGGTCGTCAAGGACGGCAAGCTCGTCGACAATCCGCACAAGATGTGGAACGACATCCGCGCCGACCTGCCGGCCCAGCCGATCCTCGCATTCATTCCGGGCACCAAGCACGGCACCCGTGAAGTGTTCGACGAGAAGGTGCTCATCGACGGCTGTGAGGAGAACGGTGCGTTCGAGGCACTCGCCGCTGCCAACAACGGCGACAAGAAGGCCGCCGAGAAGGCCTGCATGGCGCTGCGGACCGACGGCGCGTCGATCGACATCGACGGCGACTACACCGAGACGCTCGCGCGCATCGACGCCAACAAGGATGGTATCGGCGTGTTCGGCCTGTCGTTCTACGAGAACAACACCGACAAGCTGAAGGTCGCGACCATGAATGGTGTCGTGCCGACCACCGAGGCGATCGCCAAGGGCGAGTACCCGGTTTCGCGTCCGCTCTACTTCTACGTCAAGAACGCGCATCTCGACGTTATCCCGGGTCTCCAGGAGTACGTCGAGTTCTTCGTCTCCGACGAGATCGCCGGTCCGGACGGCCCTCTGGCTCAGTACGGCCTGGTCTCCGATCCGGAGCTGGCCAAGACCCAGGAGATGGTCAAGAACCGGACTCCGATGGGGCCGCTGAACTGA
- a CDS encoding ABC transporter permease — protein sequence MTVVTAEHAARAIAPRRRRTRDWSDAVLSGYLLLFFAYMFLPLMFMVAAAFNANPTPSVTDWQGFTLKWFQALPQDARFVQGLLHSLAIAGGVIVISIPLGLAGALILTRLQSRASTLLYTVLVSPILTPGIVLGATTMIFWRDAFGMEAGLFTAAIAQAAFIASYCMLMFMARLQRQDRALEEAALDLGASSVFVFRRITLPFLMPTMLTAALISFLQSIENYNTTFFAIGSSWTLVTEIGARMRFGLSPMINVIGVIFVVITVVAATAWVLARRRSGNG from the coding sequence ATGACCGTCGTCACCGCAGAGCACGCCGCCCGGGCGATAGCGCCGCGCCGTCGCCGGACCAGGGACTGGTCGGACGCGGTGCTGTCCGGCTACCTGCTGCTGTTCTTCGCCTACATGTTCCTGCCGCTGATGTTCATGGTTGCGGCCGCGTTCAACGCCAATCCGACGCCGTCCGTCACCGACTGGCAGGGCTTCACGCTGAAATGGTTTCAGGCGCTGCCGCAGGACGCGCGCTTCGTGCAGGGCCTCTTGCATTCGCTGGCCATCGCCGGCGGCGTCATCGTCATCTCGATCCCGCTCGGCCTTGCCGGCGCATTGATCCTGACGCGGCTGCAATCGCGTGCCTCGACCCTGCTGTACACCGTGCTGGTCTCGCCGATCCTCACTCCCGGCATCGTGCTCGGTGCCACCACGATGATCTTCTGGCGCGATGCTTTCGGGATGGAGGCGGGCCTGTTCACCGCGGCCATCGCCCAGGCGGCCTTCATCGCGTCCTACTGCATGCTGATGTTCATGGCGCGCCTGCAGCGCCAGGACCGTGCGCTGGAGGAGGCGGCCCTCGACCTCGGCGCCTCGTCGGTCTTCGTCTTCCGCCGCATCACGCTGCCGTTCCTGATGCCGACCATGCTCACCGCCGCGCTGATCTCCTTCCTGCAGTCGATCGAGAACTACAACACCACCTTCTTCGCGATCGGCTCCAGCTGGACGCTCGTCACCGAGATCGGCGCGCGCATGCGCTTCGGCCTGTCGCCGATGATCAACGTAATCGGCGTGATCTTCGTCGTCATCACGGTGGTTGCGGCCACGGCCTGGGTGCTGGCCAGGAGGCGCTCGGGCAACGGTTGA
- the pstC gene encoding phosphate ABC transporter permease subunit PstC, protein MNAGFLILIVLGVSALGYFFGRRRALALSAASGRRLHSLPTYYGQLVALFAGVPALLLLLAWLFAQPIVLHGQVSSLIPDSAIPEGGARSLVMADVERIAGGLDALMQARGLGEAELDRMRADMTDIRSRLADVGVALGSNVPVEVFEAAKTYRSAHRNGQMLMTVSVLILSLGLAFLAYRRVTPELRARNTSETFVLSLLIGSSSVAILTTVGIFGSLVFETYNFFQMYPAEDFFFSTVWNPQFRGGSDLGILPLLWGTFYVSLVALFFAVPIGLMIAIYLSEYAGSTLRSFAKPAIEILAGIPTIVYGLFALITVGPFLRDWIAQPAGLGSSSSSVLTAGLVMGIMLIPFVSSLSDDIINAVPQAMRDGSYGLGATQSETIKQVILPAALPGVVGAILLAASRAIGETMIVVLGAGAAAKLDLNPFEAMTTVTVKIVSQLTGDTEFASPETLVAFALGLTLFVFTLGLNVLALYIVRKYREQYE, encoded by the coding sequence ATGAACGCTGGATTTCTTATTTTGATCGTGCTGGGCGTCTCCGCGCTCGGCTATTTTTTCGGCAGGCGCCGAGCCCTCGCGCTTTCGGCAGCCAGCGGGCGTCGTCTGCACTCGCTCCCTACCTATTACGGGCAACTTGTGGCCTTGTTCGCCGGCGTGCCGGCACTGCTGCTTCTGCTGGCCTGGCTTTTCGCGCAGCCCATCGTCCTTCATGGGCAGGTGAGTAGCCTGATTCCCGACAGCGCGATCCCGGAGGGCGGCGCCAGGAGCCTGGTGATGGCCGATGTCGAGCGTATCGCCGGCGGCCTCGATGCGTTGATGCAGGCGCGTGGCCTCGGCGAGGCCGAACTGGACCGCATGCGTGCCGACATGACCGACATTCGGTCGCGCCTCGCCGATGTCGGAGTTGCGCTGGGCTCAAATGTCCCGGTAGAGGTTTTCGAGGCTGCCAAGACCTACAGGAGTGCCCACCGCAACGGCCAAATGCTGATGACGGTGTCGGTTCTGATCCTGTCCCTCGGCCTCGCCTTCCTTGCATATCGCCGCGTGACACCGGAGTTGAGGGCCCGCAATACCAGCGAGACCTTCGTGCTCTCCTTGCTCATCGGCTCGTCCTCGGTGGCGATCCTCACCACCGTCGGCATCTTCGGCTCGCTGGTGTTCGAGACCTACAACTTCTTCCAGATGTATCCGGCGGAGGATTTCTTCTTCTCCACCGTCTGGAACCCGCAGTTCCGGGGCGGATCCGATCTCGGCATCCTGCCGCTTCTCTGGGGTACCTTCTACGTCTCCCTGGTCGCTCTTTTCTTCGCTGTGCCGATCGGTCTGATGATCGCGATCTATCTGTCGGAATATGCCGGCAGTACGCTGCGCAGCTTCGCCAAACCTGCGATCGAGATCCTGGCGGGCATCCCGACCATCGTCTACGGTCTGTTCGCCCTGATCACCGTCGGACCGTTCCTGCGTGATTGGATCGCCCAGCCGGCCGGCCTTGGAAGTTCCTCTTCCTCCGTTCTGACGGCCGGCCTGGTGATGGGTATCATGCTGATCCCCTTCGTCAGCTCACTGTCCGACGACATCATCAACGCCGTGCCGCAGGCAATGCGCGACGGTTCCTACGGCCTTGGCGCCACCCAGTCCGAGACCATCAAGCAGGTGATCCTGCCGGCGGCGCTGCCCGGTGTGGTCGGAGCGATCCTGCTGGCGGCAAGCCGGGCCATCGGCGAAACGATGATCGTGGTTCTCGGCGCGGGCGCTGCCGCCAAGCTTGACCTCAATCCCTTCGAGGCGATGACCACGGTCACCGTGAAGATCGTCAGTCAGCTTACCGGCGATACGGAGTTCGCCTCGCCCGAGACGCTGGTCGCCTTCGCCCTCGGACTGACGCTCTTCGTCTTCACGCTGGGCCTCAACGTTCTCGCCCTCTACATCGTCCGCAAGTATCGGGAGCAGTACGAATGA
- a CDS encoding ABC transporter ATP-binding protein → MHGQDVVLDGVSMRFGDFTAVQPTDLTINAGEFFSILGPSGCGKTTILRMISGFLDPTAGDVRIGGASMAGIRPNARPTALIFQNLALFPLMSVWENVAFGLEARGVAKKVRRERAEELLAMVALTGQGEKKPTELSGGQRQRVAIARALAVEPAVLLLDEPLSALDLKLRQHMRSELKDLQRKTGVTFIYITHDQGEALTMSDRVAVMNRGVVEQVATSDEIYNLPATPFVASFVGEQNVFRGRLAGVDGEIARVDTPQGEMLAHLRGKAGVGDEVMIFVRPERMGLGANGVGSEPRNRLRATIERRDLEGPFVNLHCRAGDASVTVHLPNSGDAASSLASGETDLGFRPTDAIVMAVGELARE, encoded by the coding sequence ATGCACGGACAAGACGTCGTTCTCGACGGGGTGTCGATGCGCTTCGGCGATTTCACCGCCGTTCAACCGACCGACCTGACGATCAATGCCGGGGAGTTCTTCTCCATTCTCGGGCCTTCGGGCTGCGGCAAGACCACGATCCTGCGGATGATCTCCGGGTTTCTCGACCCGACCGCCGGCGATGTGCGCATCGGCGGTGCCAGCATGGCCGGCATCCGTCCCAACGCCCGCCCGACGGCACTGATCTTCCAGAACCTCGCGCTCTTTCCCCTCATGAGCGTGTGGGAAAACGTTGCCTTCGGCCTCGAGGCGCGGGGCGTGGCGAAGAAGGTTCGCCGCGAGCGCGCCGAGGAGCTGCTGGCGATGGTCGCGCTCACCGGCCAGGGCGAGAAGAAGCCGACCGAACTGTCCGGCGGCCAGCGCCAGCGCGTCGCGATCGCCAGGGCCCTTGCGGTCGAGCCTGCGGTGCTGCTGCTCGACGAGCCGCTGTCGGCCCTCGATCTCAAGCTTCGCCAGCACATGCGCAGCGAGCTGAAGGACCTGCAGCGCAAGACCGGCGTCACCTTCATCTACATCACCCACGACCAGGGCGAGGCCCTGACCATGTCCGACCGGGTGGCGGTAATGAACCGCGGCGTGGTCGAACAGGTCGCCACGTCCGACGAGATCTACAACCTGCCGGCGACGCCCTTCGTTGCCAGCTTCGTCGGAGAGCAGAACGTCTTCCGCGGCCGCCTTGCCGGGGTCGACGGCGAGATTGCGCGCGTCGACACGCCCCAGGGCGAGATGCTTGCCCATCTGCGCGGCAAGGCCGGCGTCGGCGACGAGGTCATGATCTTCGTGCGTCCCGAGCGCATGGGGCTCGGCGCGAACGGCGTCGGCAGCGAGCCGCGCAACCGCCTGCGCGCCACCATCGAGCGCCGCGACCTGGAAGGGCCTTTCGTGAACCTGCATTGCCGGGCCGGCGATGCGTCGGTGACGGTCCATCTGCCGAATTCGGGCGATGCGGCCTCTTCGCTGGCCTCCGGCGAGACGGATCTGGGCTTCCGGCCCACCGATGCCATCGTCATGGCGGTCGGGGAGCTCGCCCGTGAATAG